From the Mesorhizobium koreense genome, the window TCGTTGGCCTCAGCCACCGCGACGTTGGCCTTGGCGACGGAGAGGGCGGCGGCGGCACGGTCGCGGTCGGCCGTTGCCGTGTCGAGCGCCTGCGTCGCTGCCATGCCCTTCGCGGCAAGCTGCTTCGTGCGTTCGAGCGTGCGGTTCGTATCGGCAAGGGTCGTCGCGGCCTGCTCGACCTGCGCCTGGGCGGCCTGCACCGAGGCCTTCGCTCCCTCGATCTGCGCCTGGATGCGCGCCTTGTCCAGGACGGCGAGCACGTCGCCCTTCTTCACTTCCTGGTTTTCCTCGACAGAGACGGAACGCACCACGCCCGACAACTCGCTCGAAACGTCGACCTGCGTCAGCGGTTGCAGCGTCCCGGTGGCCGATACCTTGATGGTCAAATCACGAGTGGCCGCGGCTTCCGTCGTATAGACGATCTTTGCCGGCGCCTGGTCGAACCATTGCCAGATGCCGATTCCCGCGAGGGCCAGAAGCAGGATCGCACCCCAAAGCGTCCATTTGCGGCGACGCTCATGGCTGCGGCTCTTTATGTCCAACCCCAGCGACTCCTCGATGCCTGTGCTGGAAGGCGTTTCGACCGTCGGCCGTTCCACCGTCTGGTCCATTATCGTTTCCTGTCCTGCTGCCTGCCTTTTCGGCGGGATTGAGGCTTTACCGGCATATCCGATTTTCAACCTGAGTTTCGTCCATGATATAGCGATACCCACCTGAACCGGAGATGACCGCGTGATTAAGCGCCGATACAAGGTTTACGATGTCTTCGCAGACAAACCGCTTGCCGGAAATCCGCTTGCCGTCGTGCTCGACAGCGATGGGCTCGATACGACGGCGATGCAGCGGATTGCCCGCGAGTTCAATCTATCTGAAACCGTCTTTGTCGGCACGCCCGAAAAGCCTGCCCATTCGGCGGCGATGCGCATCTTCACGCCTAGCATCGAACTGCCTTTCGCCGGTCATCCGACAGTCGGCGCGGCGGTCGCGCTCGCCGAGGAGCGGGGGCTCGAAGCGGCGGCCGAAGGGACGGAAATCCTTGTGATCGAGGAAGCCGTCGGCCCGGTGCGCTGCGCGGTCTGGCGCGGCAAGGGCGCGGCTTTCGCCGAGTTCGACCTGCCGCGCCTGCCGGAGAAGGTTCGCTTCGAGGTCGTTCCCGAACTGGTGGCGGCGGCGCTTGATCTCAACCCGCAGGAAATAGGGTTCGAGAACCATCGCGTCGATGCCTGGTCCGCCGGCGTGCCTTATGTGACGGTGCCGGTACGCGGGCTGGACGCCGCCGCGAAGGCGTGGATGGACGTGGATGCCTGGATGAATCTCGCGCCGCATGTCGGTCATCTCGTCGCCGCACCCTACATCTATTGCCGCGAGACGGTGGGGCACGAGGCTTCTT encodes:
- a CDS encoding PhzF family phenazine biosynthesis protein; the protein is MIKRRYKVYDVFADKPLAGNPLAVVLDSDGLDTTAMQRIAREFNLSETVFVGTPEKPAHSAAMRIFTPSIELPFAGHPTVGAAVALAEERGLEAAAEGTEILVIEEAVGPVRCAVWRGKGAAFAEFDLPRLPEKVRFEVVPELVAAALDLNPQEIGFENHRVDAWSAGVPYVTVPVRGLDAAAKAWMDVDAWMNLAPHVGHLVAAPYIYCRETVGHEASFHARMLAPHEGIPEDPATGSAAAAFAGAVMRFDAPPDGSTRLLIEQGVEMGRPSKIRLELDVERDRLIAARIGGHAVRIAEGTLFA